The sequence CGTTGAGCAACGCCCCCTGTTGTTCGACGGCGAGGGACGCCCACTCGTCGTCCCAGTTCTCGAGTACGCGTGCGGCGGCCACGTCGGCGACGAGGGCTGCCTGCGACGGCCACTGACCGATGGGCTGGTCGTCCGTTCGGAGGACGCGACCGTCGCCGTGGCGCTCGATCTCGAACGTGGCGTCGTCGTCCAGACCGATCGCCGCTACCGCGTCGTCGGCGTCGAGGGCGTCGGCGTCGATCCGGTCGATCTCCTCGACCCACGCCGATTCGAACGACCCGGTGAGACAGAGGTCGTCGACGTCCTCGCAGGGCTCGACGATCTCACGCTCGAGGAAGTATTCCTCGGGCACGATGCGATCGGCCGGGTCCTCCGGTGCCCGTTCTGGGTCGGCCTGATTCGCCACGGTCGATTCGCCCGGGGCAGCGGCCGACGACGGCGGTCCGTGGTGGATCGAGTCGACGCCAGCGAATCCGCTGGCGGTCGCCGGTTCCGGTTCCTTCCCGAACAGCCGGAGGACGGCAGGTGGAAGGTATCGCTTCGTCAGCGTCGGGGTGCCGGGGACGAGATACCCGCGCAGGTAGATCACCACCCCGGCGATGCCGAGCGTGACAGCAGCGGCGAGCTTCGATTTTCGAGCGACCAGTGCGCCGAGGACCGCCGCGATACCGACGTTGACGACGGTACAGGCCTCACACCGGTTCTCTCCAGTGTACTCGGGCTGGTGGAGCGTATCGAACAGTCTCTCTTTCATTCTGCTAGGAATGGTACGACAATAACCATCAGTATTACGGTGGGGGTACCGGCCGCTCCGTCCGCGACCTCGAACTGGTGGCGACGAGCGTCGGTGGCGTCGCCGTCTACTCCATCAACGCCTCGAACTCCTCGAGTCGCTGCCCGTAGGTCTCGAGGGCGCGCTCGACCGGTTCGGACGTGCTCATCTCGACGCCAGCGATTTCGAGCAACTCGAGAGGGTACTCCCGGGAGCCCTGTCGCAGGAACGAGCGGTAGTCTGCGGCAGCCGACTCGCCCTCCTCGAGGATGCGGTCGACGATGGCGAGAGCGGCGGAGATGCCGGTGGCGTACTGGTAGACGTAGAACGCCCGGTAGAAGTGGGGGATACGCATCCACTCGCGGGCGATCCGGTCGTCGACGACGGCTGGCTCGTAGTAGTCGGCCTTGAGTCCCCGGTAGAGGTCGTCGAGTCGATCCGCGGTGAGGGGTTCACCCTCCTCCTCGAGGCGGTGGGCCTCGTGTTCGAACTCCGCGAAGAGCGTCTGGCGGTAGAGCGTCGAGCGTACGCGTTCGAGGAACTCGTTCAGGACGTGTTTGCGGAACTCGGGGTCCTCGACGGTTTCGAGCAGGTGGGTCGTCAGCAGCGCCTCGTTGACGGTACTCGCGACCTCGGCGACGAAGATTTCGTAGCTCGAGTAGATGTACGGCTGTTCGTCTTTGGTCAACTCCGAGTGCATCGAGTGGCCGAGTTCGTGGGCCAGCGTGTACATCGAGGAGACGTCGTCCTGGTAGTTCATCAGGATAAAGGGCTGGGTGTCGTACGTTCCGCCGGAGTACGCACCCGACTGCTTGCCCTCGTTCTCGTAGACGTCGACCCAGCGCGACTCGAGCCCCTCCGCGACGCGGGACTGGTACTCCTCGCCGAGTGGCTCGAGGGCGTCGACGACGTACTCGGTCGCCTGATCGTACTCGAGGTCCGGCCCCTCGTCGCCGGTCAGGGGCATGTAGAGGTCCCACATCTGCAGGTCGTCGACGCCGAGAGCCTCGCGTTTGAGTTCGGCGTGGTGGTGGAGTTTGTCGACGTTGTCGTGGACGGTCTCGACGAGCGTGTCGTAGACGGAGACGGGGACGTTCGGGCCGTCGAGGGCGGCTTCGCGGGCGGTCTCGTAGTTGCGCGCCTGGGCGAGTTTGACGTCGGCTTTGACGCTGTTCTTGTAAGCGGTCGCGACGGCGTTGCGGACTGCCTGCCACTCGTCGAAGTAGCCCTCGTACACCCGGCGGCGGAAGTCGCGGTCGGGTCGTTTGAGCAGGTTCGTGAAGTTGCTCTGGGTGATCTCGACGGGGTCGCCGTCACCGTTTTCGACGGTGGGGAACTCCATGTCCGCGTTCGAGAGCATCGTGTAGACCTCCCCCGCCGCGCCGGTGACCTCTCCTAACTCGGCGAGCAGTTCCTCGACCTCCGCCGACCGGGTGTGGGGTTTCAGCCGCAGGACGTCGTCGACGTAGTGGTCGTACGTCTCGAGCGCCGGTTCTGTCTCGACCATCTCGGTGAACTCCTCGGCGGTCAACTCCTGGAGTTCGGGTTCGATGAACGAGGCCGCAGACTGGGCGTCCGAGGCCAGCGACTGGGCGCGAGCGGTCAGCGCCTGATAGTGCTGGTCGGTGGTGTCTTCGTCCCGGCGCATCCGGGCGTAGGCGGCGACCACCGACACCTCGCGCATGATCTCGTCGCGTAACTCCAGTACCGACAGCAGCGTCTCGGCGTCGTCGGTGACCTGTCCCTCGAAACTCGAGAGGTCGTCGACGCGCTCAGAGACCTCCTCGTAGGCCGCCTCCCAGTCCTCGTCGCTCGCGAAGATACTCTCGAGGTCCCACGTGTACTCGTCGTCGACCTCGGAGCGGTCGGGAACGGAACTCATTGTCACCGGATTGGGAACGAGGCTGGTAAAGCGTGTCGAAGGCCCCCACGACGTGACGACGACGGTCACCAGTCGACTGCCCGGGCGACCATCGCGTCCTTCGATGGTCCCGAAAATAGTACCGAATCGACGACGGTCAGACCGTCTGGGGACGGGCCTCCCGTCGCGTCACCTCGCCGTCGCTCGAGACGGTGAACTCGTCGAGCTGGGCGTTGAGCTCCGTCGCGGTGTTCGATAGCGCACTCGCGGCGTCCGAAATTTCGGAGATCGTCGCCGTCTGTTCCTCCGCGGCAGCGGCGACGCTCGTGGTTTCCTGGAGCGTCTGCTCGCTCTGTTCTGTCGCCTGGTCGACCATGGTGACGACCTGCTGGCTCGTCCGGGCCTGTTCGTCGGTCGCGTCGTTGATCGACTGGACGCCGTCGTTGGCCTCCTGGACCTGGTCTGCGATCTCCTCGAGTGCCGAGAGACTGTCCTCGATCGTCTTCGCGCC is a genomic window of Natrarchaeobaculum aegyptiacum containing:
- the pepF gene encoding oligoendopeptidase F, with the translated sequence MSSVPDRSEVDDEYTWDLESIFASDEDWEAAYEEVSERVDDLSSFEGQVTDDAETLLSVLELRDEIMREVSVVAAYARMRRDEDTTDQHYQALTARAQSLASDAQSAASFIEPELQELTAEEFTEMVETEPALETYDHYVDDVLRLKPHTRSAEVEELLAELGEVTGAAGEVYTMLSNADMEFPTVENGDGDPVEITQSNFTNLLKRPDRDFRRRVYEGYFDEWQAVRNAVATAYKNSVKADVKLAQARNYETAREAALDGPNVPVSVYDTLVETVHDNVDKLHHHAELKREALGVDDLQMWDLYMPLTGDEGPDLEYDQATEYVVDALEPLGEEYQSRVAEGLESRWVDVYENEGKQSGAYSGGTYDTQPFILMNYQDDVSSMYTLAHELGHSMHSELTKDEQPYIYSSYEIFVAEVASTVNEALLTTHLLETVEDPEFRKHVLNEFLERVRSTLYRQTLFAEFEHEAHRLEEEGEPLTADRLDDLYRGLKADYYEPAVVDDRIAREWMRIPHFYRAFYVYQYATGISAALAIVDRILEEGESAAADYRSFLRQGSREYPLELLEIAGVEMSTSEPVERALETYGQRLEEFEALME